One genomic region from Oncorhynchus gorbuscha isolate QuinsamMale2020 ecotype Even-year linkage group LG13, OgorEven_v1.0, whole genome shotgun sequence encodes:
- the p4ha3 gene encoding prolyl 4-hydroxylase subunit alpha-3 has translation MLYYFKSIYSACVIIRVILMPLSLGEMYTSLLNVKQAINVERQLIDHLETYIEHESERLQDIKRFYAKVSDLHSEVYSGPSAAMANPLVAFTLIKRLQSEWLNLIYSDEAQENTQDFRSGYEEVEKEGSLPKLEDLQGAAKGLMRLQDVYALQVGGLVRGHFQRITDGNPIDIYSPTVSVPLSGDDCFLVGKVAYELEDYYHSVQWLEESVRLFREAGGEWSPENEGTLEDALDHLAFSHFKTGNISYALSLSQELLNHDPMNRRVLKNVQKYERLLVDSPPLLSTDTGLKRPNTTYLRTRNTYERLCRTQGTQPTHYENPRLFCDYFNNDSPGLLLQPIRREVLSLQPYVVLYHSFITDSEAESIRDLAQTGLRRSVVASGEEQATAEYRISKSAWLKDTAHPIIGRLDQRITLLTSLNVQPPYAEYLQVVNYGIGGHYEPHFDHATSASSPLFRLNTGNRVATFMIYLSSVDAGGSTAFIHANFSVPVLENAALFWWNLHRNGQGDGDTLHAGCPVLVGDKWVANKWIHEYGQEFQRRCSPNPEE, from the exons ATGCTATATTATTTCAAATCCATTTACTCAGCCTGTGTTATAATCCGTGTAATTTTGATGCCGTTATCTTTAGGTGAGATGTATACGTCATTATTGAACGTAAAACAAGCCATCAATGTTGAAAGACAACTTATTGATCATTTAGAAACTTACATCGAACACGAATCGGAGCGACTTCAAGACATAAAAAG GTTTTATGCAAAGGTGTCGGACTTGCACAGTGAGGTGTACAGTGGACCATCAGCTGCTATGGCAAACCCCTTGGTGGCGTTCACTCTTATCAAGCGCTTGCAGTCTGAGTGGCTGAATCTGATCTACAGTGATGAAGCACAAGAGAACACCCAAG ACTTCAGGTCTGGTTacgaggaggtggagaaggagggcAGCTTGCCCAAACTGGAGGACCTTCAGGGGGCTGCCAAGGGGCTGATGAGGCTGCAGGATGTGTATGCCCTTCAAGTGGGGGGACTTGTGAGAGGTCACTTCCAGAGGATCACTGATGGCAACCCCATTGACATCTACAGTCCCACAGTATCTGTTCCTCTTTCTGGGGATGATTGCTTCCTGGTTGGGAAG GTTGCCTATGAGCTGGAGGACTACTACCACTCAGTGCAGTGGCTGGAGGAGTCAGTGCGTCTGTTCCGAGAGGCAGGGGGGGAATGGAGTCCAGAGAATGAGGGAACTCTGGAAGATGCTCTGGATCACCTGGCCTTCTCTCACTTCAAG aCAGGAAACATTTCCTATGCACTAAGTCTCTCTCAGGAGTTGTTGAACCATG ATCCCATGAACAGGAGAGTTTTAAAGAATGTACAGAAGTATGAGCGACTGCTAGTTGACAGTCCACCCTTACTGAGCACTGACACTGGGTTGAAGAGGCCCAACACCACCTATCTACGGACAAGGAACACCTATGAGAGACTATGTCGGACACAGGGCACTCAG CCAACGCATTATGAAAACCCCCGGCTCTTCTGTGACTATTTCAACAATGACAGTCCTGGGTTGCTACTGCAGCCAATCAGACGTGAGGTGCTGAGCCTGCAGCCTTATGTGGTCCTCTACCACAGCTTCATCACTGACTCAGAGGCAGAGAGCATCAGGGACCTCGCCCAGACAGGG TTAAGGAGATCTGTGGTGGCATCTGGAGAGGAACAGGCTACTGCAGAGTATCGCATCAGCAAGAG TGCATGGCTAAAGGACACAGCCCACCCTATCATTGGGAGGCTGGACCAGAGAATCACCTTGCTCACAAGTCTCAATGTGCAGCCTCCGTATGCGGAGTACCTCCAAGTGGTAAACTATGGGATTGGAGGACACTATGAACCCCATTTTGACCATGCAACG TCAGCATCAAGTCCCCTTTTTAGGCTCAACACTGGGAATCGAGTGGCAACCTTCATGATATAC CTCAGCTCTGTGGACGCAGGTGGGTCCACAGCCTTCATCCATGCTAACTTCAGCGTTCCTGTTCTGGAG AATGCTGCCCTTTTCTGGTGGAACCTCCATCGGAACGGTCAAGGAGATGGGGACACTCTGCATGCTGGCTGCCCTGTCCTTGTTGGGGACAAATGGG TGGCTAACAAATGGATCCATGAGTATGGCCAGGAGTTCCAGAGACGCTGTAGCCCCAATCCtgaggagtga
- the or95a1 gene encoding odorant receptor 129-1, producing the protein MQNLTDLPGNATNSQKSLSVIIKVCVVIPFFCIFLYCIVVMLHTFASHRHFLDNSRYILFAYMLINDTLQLLSSVLLFLFVMGNVKFAIVYCAPLLFFSTSTFQNTPLILAAMSLERYVAIFYPLQRPAAWRADRIWIIILSLWLVSCILPIVDFSLGEPQPGMNVLSTPVLCKTTVLNASPVQTLFKVSLNGLFFAVVAAIIMFTYMRILLETRKMRQDRASVGKAMHTVLLHGFQLLLCMIAFTHPVTESHITMQAGWLQEHISFFNYFCFILLPRFLSPLIYGLRDESLKGYMRRAVWCCSHRHRISPRALATKPRVK; encoded by the coding sequence ATGCAGAATCTGACCGACCTTCCAGGCAATGCCACCAACTCACAGAAGAGCCTATCTGTGATAATCAAGGTGTGTGTGGTGATCCCCTTCTTCTGCATCTTCCTCTACTGCATCGTGGTCATGCTGCACACGTTCGCCTCCCACAGACATTTCCTGGACAACTCCCGCTACATCCTGTTTGCCTACATGCTGATCAACGACActctccagctcctctcctctgtcctgctcttCCTCTTCGTCATGGGCAATGTGAAGTTTGCCATCGTCTACTGTGCACCTCTACTCTtcttctccacctccaccttccAGAACACCCCTCTGATCCTGGCAGCTATGTCCCTGGAGCGCTATGTGGCCATCTTCTACCCTCTGCAGCGCCCGGCTGCCTGGCGCGCTGACCGTATCTGGATAATCATCCTGAGCCTGTGGCTGGTCAGCTGCATCCTGCCCATTGTGGACTTCTCTCTGGGAGAGCCTCAGCCTGGCATGAACGTCCTCTCCACCCCGGTGCTCTGCAAAACCACGGTCCTCAACGCATCCCCCGTCCAGACACTGTTCAAGGTGTCGCTCAACGGTCTGTTCTTCGCTGTGGTGGCAGCCATCATCATGTTCACCTACATGAGGATCCTGCTGGAGACCAGGAAGATGCGTCAGGACCGGGCGTCGGTGGGCAAGGCCATGCACACAGTGCTGCTCCACGGTTTTCAGCTGCTGCTGTGCATGATCGCCTTCACCCACCCGGTCACAGAGAGCCACATCACTATGCAGGCCGGCTGGCTGCAAGAGCACATCTCCTTCTTCAACTACTTCTGCTTCATCCTACTGCCGCGCTTCCTCAGCCCGCTCATCTACGGCCTGAGAGATGAGTCCCTAAAGGGCTACATGAGGAGAGCTGTCTGGTGCTGCTCACACCGACACAGGATCAGCCCCAGAGCCCTGGCCACCAAGCCCAGGGTCAAATGA